From the genome of Bacteroides sp. MSB163, one region includes:
- a CDS encoding cation diffusion facilitator family transporter, protein MSHEHSHQHSHTINAKSLNKAFIIGIVLNLAFVVIEFAAGFWFNSLALLSDAGHNLSDVVSLVLALLAFRLAKIKANEHYTYGYKKSTILVSLLNAVILLVAVGAIVIESIHKLSNPAVVPGGAIAWVAGVGVLINAFTAFLFMKDKEKDLNVKGAYLHMAADALVSVGVLVAGIVISRTGWYIIDPIIGLIVAVVILISTWDLLHDSLRLTLDGVPASIDSQKVVEAIRVLPGVDDVHHIHIWAISTTENALTAHIVLKQPEGMQEVKHLIRHRLEDFGIGHATLEFEVPGEHYEAVFAED, encoded by the coding sequence ATGTCACACGAACATTCACATCAGCATAGCCATACCATCAACGCAAAGTCGCTAAACAAGGCATTTATTATAGGCATTGTTCTCAATTTAGCCTTTGTCGTCATAGAGTTCGCAGCCGGTTTCTGGTTCAACTCCCTCGCGCTGCTTTCCGATGCAGGACACAATCTAAGCGATGTAGTTAGTCTCGTGCTGGCATTGCTGGCTTTCCGCCTGGCCAAAATCAAAGCCAATGAACACTATACGTATGGTTATAAAAAAAGTACGATCCTGGTATCCCTGCTCAATGCAGTCATTTTGCTGGTAGCCGTAGGCGCCATTGTCATCGAAAGTATTCATAAGCTAAGTAATCCGGCAGTTGTTCCCGGTGGAGCCATTGCTTGGGTAGCGGGTGTGGGTGTACTGATCAATGCATTCACGGCTTTCCTCTTTATGAAAGATAAGGAAAAAGACCTGAACGTAAAAGGAGCTTATCTGCATATGGCGGCAGATGCTTTGGTATCAGTGGGAGTATTAGTGGCAGGTATCGTTATCAGCCGGACCGGCTGGTATATTATCGACCCGATTATCGGTCTGATTGTGGCTGTTGTCATTCTCATCTCTACGTGGGATTTACTGCATGACAGTCTTCGGCTGACGCTGGATGGCGTACCCGCAAGTATAGATAGTCAGAAAGTAGTAGAAGCCATCCGTGTCCTTCCCGGCGTTGACGACGTTCACCATATACATATATGGGCCATCAGCACCACAGAGAATGCACTGACAGCCCATATTGTTTTAAAGCAACCGGAAGGTATGCAAGAGGTGAAACACCTCATCCGTCACCGGCTTGAAGATTTCGGCATCGGCCATGCCACCCTGGAGTTTGAAGTTCCGGGTGAACATTATGAAGCCGTATTTGCCGAAGATTAG
- a CDS encoding dipeptidyl-peptidase 3 family protein: MKKQLMACAAFALLTACSGSKTTTAEADKFDYTVEQFADLQILRYRVPGFENLSLQQKELVYYLTEAALQGRDILFDQNGKYNLRIRRTLEAVYTRYKGDKNTPDFKAMEVYLKRVWFSNGIHHHYGSEKFVPGFAPEFFKEAVLSVDTSTLPLAEGQTAEQLCDELFPVIFDPAVMPKRVNQAAGEDLVLTSACNYYDGVTQKEAEDFYNAMKDPKDETPVSYGLNSRLVKENGKIQEKIWKVGGLYGQAIDKIVYWLKKAEDVAENPEQKAVIAELIKFYETGDLKTFDEYAILWVKDLNSLVDFVNGFTESYGDPLGMKASWESLVNFKDMEATHRTEIISGNAQWFEDHSPVDKQFKKDEVKGVSAKVITAAILAGDLYPATAIGINLPNSNWIRSHHGSKSVTIGNITDAYNKAAHGNGFNEEFVYSDAELQLIDKYADLTGELHTDLHECLGHGSGKLLPGVDPDALKAYGSTIEEARADLFGLYYVADPKLVELGLTPNADAYKAEYYTYLMNGLMTQLVRIEPGNNVEEAHMRNRQLIARWVFEKGAADKVVELVKKDGKTYVVVNDYEKLRELFGELLSEIQRIKSTGDYQSAHDLVESYAVKVDPALHAEVLERYKKLNLAPYKGFVNPKYEAVVDAAGKITDVKVTYDEGYAEQMLRYSKDYSNLPSINN, translated from the coding sequence ATGAAGAAACAACTAATGGCATGTGCCGCTTTTGCATTGCTGACAGCTTGTAGCGGCTCAAAGACAACAACTGCCGAGGCAGATAAATTTGATTATACAGTGGAACAATTTGCAGACTTACAGATATTACGTTACCGGGTTCCCGGTTTCGAGAACTTGTCGCTCCAACAGAAAGAGCTGGTGTATTACCTTACGGAAGCTGCTTTGCAGGGCCGTGACATTCTCTTCGATCAGAATGGAAAATATAACCTGCGCATTCGGAGAACGTTGGAAGCTGTTTATACAAGATATAAAGGTGACAAAAATACGCCTGATTTTAAGGCGATGGAAGTGTACCTTAAACGTGTGTGGTTCTCTAATGGCATTCATCACCATTATGGTTCTGAGAAGTTCGTTCCGGGTTTTGCTCCCGAATTTTTTAAAGAGGCTGTGCTGAGCGTAGATACTTCTACATTGCCGCTGGCTGAAGGACAAACCGCGGAGCAATTATGCGATGAGTTATTTCCGGTTATTTTTGATCCGGCTGTGATGCCGAAACGCGTGAACCAGGCAGCAGGAGAGGACTTAGTGCTGACTTCTGCTTGCAACTATTATGACGGTGTGACGCAGAAAGAAGCTGAAGACTTCTATAATGCAATGAAAGATCCGAAAGATGAAACGCCTGTTTCTTACGGTCTGAACAGTCGTCTGGTGAAAGAGAACGGCAAGATTCAGGAAAAGATTTGGAAAGTGGGTGGTCTGTATGGACAGGCTATCGATAAGATTGTATACTGGCTGAAGAAAGCGGAAGACGTAGCTGAAAATCCGGAACAGAAGGCTGTGATTGCCGAATTGATAAAGTTTTATGAGACCGGTGATCTGAAGACTTTTGATGAATATGCTATCCTTTGGGTGAAAGATTTGAATTCCCTTGTGGACTTTGTGAATGGATTTACTGAAAGCTATGGTGATCCGTTGGGTATGAAGGCAAGCTGGGAATCATTGGTAAACTTTAAGGATATGGAAGCTACGCATCGTACTGAGATTATCAGTGGCAATGCGCAATGGTTTGAAGATCACTCTCCGGTAGATAAGCAATTCAAGAAAGATGAAGTGAAAGGTGTTTCTGCCAAGGTGATTACTGCTGCTATTCTGGCCGGTGACCTTTATCCGGCAACGGCTATTGGTATCAATTTGCCTAATTCCAACTGGATACGTAGCCATCATGGTTCTAAATCTGTGACTATCGGTAATATTACGGATGCATATAATAAGGCGGCCCATGGCAACGGATTCAATGAAGAATTTGTATATAGCGATGCTGAATTGCAGTTGATAGATAAATATGCCGATCTGACAGGCGAACTCCATACGGACTTGCATGAATGTCTGGGACATGGTTCCGGAAAGTTGCTTCCGGGAGTTGATCCGGATGCTTTGAAAGCCTATGGCTCTACGATCGAGGAAGCGCGCGCGGACTTATTCGGTCTGTATTATGTAGCTGATCCTAAGTTGGTAGAATTGGGACTGACACCCAATGCAGATGCTTACAAAGCAGAATATTATACTTATCTGATGAACGGCCTGATGACACAGCTGGTTCGCATTGAACCGGGTAATAATGTGGAAGAAGCCCACATGCGTAATCGTCAGCTCATTGCCCGCTGGGTGTTTGAGAAAGGTGCGGCGGATAAAGTAGTAGAACTGGTGAAGAAAGATGGTAAGACTTATGTGGTGGTGAACGATTACGAAAAACTGCGTGAACTCTTCGGTGAATTACTGTCCGAGATCCAACGTATCAAATCAACAGGCGACTATCAAAGTGCGCATGATTTGGTAGAAAGCTATGCAGTGAAGGTAGATCCGGCTTTGCATGCCGAAGTTCTGGAACGTTATAAGAAACTGAATCTGGCTCCGTACAAGGGATTTGTAAATCCGAAATATGAAGCAGTGGTAGATGCAGCCGGTAAGATAACCGACGTAAAGGTGACTTATGACGAAGGTTATGCGGAACAAATGTTGCGTTACAGTAAGGATTATTCTAATCTGCCTTCTATTAATAATTAA
- a CDS encoding adenylosuccinate synthase, translated as MKVDVLLGLQWGDEGKGKVVDVLTPRYDVVARFQGGPNAGHTLEFEGQKYVLRSIPSGIFQGDKVNIIGNGVVLDPALFKAEAEALEASGHNLKARLHISKKAHLILPTHRILDAAYEAAKGDAKVGTTGKGIGPTYTDKISRNGVRVGDILHNFEQKYAEAKARHEQILKGLNYEYDLAEIEKAWMEGIEYLKQFPLVDSEHEINNLLNDNKSVLCEGAQGTMLDIDFGSYPFVTSSNTICAGACTGLGVAPNKIGEVYGIFKAYCTRVGAGPFPTELFDKTGDQICTLGHEFGSVTGRKRRCGWIDLVALKYAIMVDGVTKLIMMKSDVLDSFETIKACVAYKVNGEEIDYFPYDISEGLEPVYVELPGWETDMTRMQSEDEFPEEFNAYLTFLEEQLGVPIKIVSVGPDRGQTIERYTEE; from the coding sequence ATGAAAGTAGATGTTCTATTAGGATTACAATGGGGCGACGAAGGCAAAGGCAAAGTCGTTGACGTATTAACTCCGAGATACGATGTCGTGGCTCGCTTCCAAGGCGGACCGAATGCCGGACATACACTCGAGTTCGAAGGGCAGAAGTATGTGCTCCGTTCTATTCCCTCGGGAATTTTCCAAGGTGACAAGGTGAATATCATTGGTAATGGCGTAGTGCTTGATCCGGCTCTTTTCAAAGCAGAGGCTGAAGCATTGGAAGCATCCGGTCATAACCTGAAAGCGCGCTTGCATATCTCTAAGAAGGCGCATCTTATCTTGCCGACCCACCGCATATTGGACGCTGCTTACGAAGCTGCGAAAGGTGATGCTAAAGTAGGCACGACGGGTAAAGGTATCGGCCCTACTTATACCGATAAGATTAGTCGTAACGGTGTGCGTGTAGGTGATATCCTGCATAACTTCGAACAGAAATATGCTGAAGCCAAAGCTCGTCATGAGCAAATTCTGAAAGGTTTGAACTATGAATATGACCTGGCAGAAATTGAAAAGGCCTGGATGGAAGGTATTGAGTACCTGAAGCAATTCCCGTTGGTAGATAGCGAACATGAGATCAATAACCTGCTGAACGATAATAAGTCAGTACTTTGTGAAGGTGCTCAAGGTACGATGTTGGATATCGACTTCGGTTCATATCCGTTCGTTACTTCTTCCAATACTATTTGTGCAGGTGCATGTACCGGTTTGGGTGTGGCTCCTAATAAGATTGGTGAAGTCTATGGTATCTTCAAAGCATACTGTACACGTGTAGGTGCAGGTCCGTTCCCGACGGAACTGTTTGATAAGACAGGCGATCAGATTTGTACACTGGGACATGAGTTCGGTTCGGTAACAGGTCGTAAGCGTCGTTGCGGTTGGATTGACTTGGTGGCGTTGAAGTATGCCATTATGGTAGACGGTGTTACCAAATTGATCATGATGAAGAGCGATGTACTCGATTCATTTGAAACAATCAAAGCCTGTGTAGCTTATAAAGTAAACGGTGAAGAAATCGATTATTTCCCGTATGACATCAGCGAAGGTCTTGAGCCGGTTTATGTTGAGTTGCCCGGTTGGGAAACTGACATGACGAGAATGCAGAGCGAAGATGAATTCCCAGAAGAATTCAATGCTTACCTGACGTTTCTGGAAGAACAACTTGGTGTGCCCATCAAGATTGTTTCCGTAGGTCCTGATCGTGGACAGACGATTGAACGTTATACAGAAGAGTAA
- a CDS encoding Fur family transcriptional regulator produces the protein MESQNVKDTVKQIFTEYLNANGHRKTPERYAILDTIYSIDGHFDIDTLYSLMADQENFRVSRATLYNTIILLINARLVIKHQFGNSSQYEKSYNRDTHHHQICTQCGKVTEFQNEELQQAIGNTKLSRFSLSHYSLYLYGLCSKCDRANKRKKKSNNHKKEK, from the coding sequence ATGGAAAGTCAGAATGTGAAAGATACGGTAAAGCAGATATTCACTGAATATCTCAACGCGAACGGGCATCGCAAGACTCCCGAACGCTATGCCATACTCGATACTATCTATTCCATTGATGGTCATTTTGACATCGATACGCTTTATTCGCTGATGGCTGATCAGGAGAATTTCCGTGTGAGCCGTGCGACTCTTTACAATACTATTATCCTTCTCATCAATGCACGACTGGTTATTAAACATCAGTTCGGAAATTCCTCCCAATACGAAAAGAGCTATAATCGTGATACGCATCACCATCAAATCTGCACGCAGTGTGGCAAGGTGACTGAGTTTCAGAACGAAGAGTTACAGCAGGCGATTGGGAATACTAAATTGAGTCGGTTCAGTCTGTCGCATTATTCACTTTATCTGTATGGATTGTGCAGTAAGTGCGATCGCGCTAACAAACGTAAGAAGAAAAGTAATAACCATAAGAAAGAAAAATGA
- a CDS encoding helix-turn-helix domain-containing protein has product MSDLENKNQEAATKKRPYNLREKKEKNAAYRSLIRPELADELYDKILNIVVVQKKYKDPDYSAKDLAKELKTNTRYLSAVVNSRFGMNYSCLLNEYRVKDAKHLLTDKRYADKNVEEISTMVGFANRQSFYAAFYKNVGETPNGYRKKHADKKQ; this is encoded by the coding sequence ATGAGTGATTTAGAAAACAAGAATCAGGAAGCGGCTACTAAGAAGCGCCCCTATAACCTGAGAGAGAAAAAAGAGAAGAATGCTGCTTACCGCTCGTTGATTCGTCCGGAATTGGCAGATGAGTTGTATGACAAGATATTGAATATCGTAGTTGTGCAGAAGAAGTACAAAGATCCCGACTACTCGGCTAAAGACTTGGCGAAAGAGTTGAAAACCAACACTCGCTATCTGTCCGCTGTAGTAAATTCTCGTTTTGGTATGAACTATTCATGCCTATTGAATGAGTACAGAGTAAAAGATGCTAAGCATTTATTGACGGACAAGAGATATGCCGACAAGAATGTAGAAGAAATCAGCACGATGGTAGGTTTTGCCAACCGTCAGTCTTTTTACGCTGCATTTTACAAAAATGTAGGTGAAACTCCTAACGGATATCGTAAAAAACACGCAGATAAAAAGCAGTAA
- a CDS encoding DNA alkylation repair protein — MDLHEQLKEIKTQLRLSMNGAVSQSMREKGLVYKLNFGVELPRIKAIAEGYEKDHSLAQALWKEDIRECKILAGLLQPVDSFFPEIADIWVENIQNIEIAELTSMNLFQHLPYAPAKSFQWIADEREYVQTCGFLTIARLLMKKGDMNERTANEFLDQAVCAFISGSYHVRNAAMAAIRRFMQHSEEHAFQVCRRVEEMEHSESEAEQLLYNLVREEIE; from the coding sequence GTGGATCTACATGAACAACTGAAAGAAATAAAGACACAGCTCCGCCTCTCTATGAACGGGGCTGTGTCTCAAAGTATGCGTGAAAAGGGGCTGGTCTATAAATTGAATTTCGGTGTAGAACTTCCCCGTATCAAGGCAATTGCCGAAGGGTATGAAAAAGATCACTCATTGGCGCAAGCTTTGTGGAAAGAGGATATCCGTGAATGTAAGATTCTGGCAGGGTTGTTGCAGCCGGTAGACAGCTTCTTTCCGGAGATTGCTGATATCTGGGTGGAAAATATTCAGAATATTGAAATAGCGGAACTTACTTCTATGAATCTGTTCCAGCATCTTCCTTATGCTCCTGCGAAGTCTTTTCAATGGATTGCCGATGAGCGGGAGTATGTACAGACGTGCGGTTTTCTCACCATTGCCCGCTTGCTGATGAAGAAGGGGGATATGAATGAACGTACTGCGAACGAATTTCTCGACCAGGCAGTTTGCGCTTTCATTTCCGGTTCCTACCACGTGCGCAATGCAGCTATGGCGGCCATTCGCCGCTTCATGCAGCATAGTGAAGAACATGCTTTCCAAGTGTGCCGTCGGGTGGAAGAGATGGAACATTCCGAATCAGAAGCCGAACAGTTGCTATATAATCTTGTAAGAGAAGAAATAGAATAA
- a CDS encoding tetratricopeptide repeat protein, with product MKKAILSFLIYIIGISPVCAQTYQELSDRAIACTEQDSLAQAENYIRQALKLEPANPHNALLFSNLGTIQRRQRDYDQALESYTYALNIAPRAVPILLNRAALNLEMGRNEQARVDYSLVLDLEKDNREALLMRAYIYVTQRDLKFARADYERLLKLDPQNYNARLGLATLEQKDGNLQKALEILNKMLVEDPQDAALYVARAGIEQDMQHVDLAMIDLEEALKLNPSQTEAYLMRGQIYLSQKKKKLAKQDFEKAMSLGVPQADLRGLLQQCK from the coding sequence ATGAAGAAGGCTATTCTTTCTTTCCTTATATATATAATAGGTATATCTCCTGTGTGTGCCCAAACTTACCAGGAACTTTCGGACCGTGCCATTGCTTGTACGGAACAGGATAGTCTGGCACAGGCGGAAAATTATATCCGCCAGGCTTTGAAACTGGAACCTGCTAATCCGCATAATGCCTTATTGTTTTCTAATCTCGGTACTATACAACGTCGGCAACGGGATTATGATCAGGCTTTAGAATCCTACACGTATGCCTTGAACATTGCTCCACGGGCTGTTCCCATTCTCTTGAATCGTGCCGCACTGAATCTTGAAATGGGACGGAATGAGCAGGCACGTGTAGACTATTCTTTAGTGCTGGATCTGGAAAAGGATAACCGGGAAGCACTCCTGATGCGTGCCTATATTTATGTGACTCAGCGCGATCTCAAGTTTGCCCGGGCAGATTATGAGCGATTACTGAAGCTCGATCCTCAGAATTATAATGCCCGTTTAGGACTCGCCACTCTGGAGCAAAAAGATGGAAACTTACAGAAGGCCTTGGAGATATTGAATAAGATGTTGGTAGAAGATCCGCAGGATGCAGCCTTATACGTAGCACGTGCGGGGATAGAACAGGACATGCAGCATGTCGATCTGGCAATGATTGATCTGGAAGAAGCTCTAAAACTGAATCCTTCGCAGACGGAAGCCTATCTGATGCGCGGACAGATCTACCTGTCCCAGAAGAAGAAAAAATTGGCAAAGCAGGATTTTGAGAAAGCAATGTCTCTTGGAGTGCCGCAGGCGGATCTCAGGGGATTGCTACAGCAATGCAAGTGA
- the cysK gene encoding cysteine synthase A translates to MAKIAKNLTELIGRTPLMELVEYSRKYGLKQNIIAKLEAFNPAGSVKDRVALAMIEDAEARGALKPGATIIEPTSGNTGVGLAMVATIKGYHLMLTMPETMSIERRNLLKALGAEIVLTDGLTGMAGSIAKAQELRASIPGSIILQQFENPSNAQIHTLTTGEEIWTDTDGKVDVFVAGVGTGGTICGVARALKKHNPDVYIVAVEPESSPVLEGGVAGSHRIQGIGANFVPAIYDASVVDEVLPVPDDEAIRGGRELASTEGLLAGISSGAAVYAARLLAQRPDFADKKIVVLLPDTGERYLSTELFAFETYPLD, encoded by the coding sequence ATGGCAAAAATAGCAAAGAACCTGACGGAACTTATCGGTCGTACTCCGCTTATGGAATTAGTGGAATACAGTCGTAAATATGGACTGAAACAGAATATTATCGCAAAGTTGGAAGCATTCAATCCGGCTGGGAGTGTAAAGGATCGTGTGGCGCTTGCCATGATTGAAGATGCAGAAGCGCGCGGAGCACTGAAGCCCGGTGCGACGATTATAGAGCCTACCAGTGGAAATACCGGTGTGGGACTGGCGATGGTTGCTACAATCAAAGGATATCACCTGATGCTCACGATGCCCGAAACCATGAGTATAGAGCGTCGTAATCTGCTGAAAGCGCTGGGTGCTGAAATTGTACTGACAGATGGATTGACCGGTATGGCAGGCTCCATTGCAAAGGCGCAGGAGTTGAGGGCGTCTATTCCCGGTTCAATCATCCTTCAACAATTTGAAAATCCTTCTAACGCACAGATTCATACGCTTACTACAGGTGAAGAAATCTGGACGGATACAGACGGAAAAGTGGATGTCTTTGTTGCCGGAGTGGGAACAGGCGGAACCATCTGCGGAGTGGCACGTGCCTTGAAAAAACATAATCCGGATGTGTATATTGTTGCTGTAGAACCGGAATCTTCTCCTGTTCTGGAAGGCGGAGTGGCAGGGTCGCATCGTATTCAGGGAATCGGAGCCAATTTTGTTCCTGCTATTTATGATGCCTCTGTTGTAGATGAAGTGCTTCCTGTGCCCGATGATGAAGCAATTCGTGGCGGACGCGAGTTGGCGTCTACCGAAGGATTACTGGCGGGCATATCTTCCGGTGCGGCTGTATATGCAGCGCGCTTGCTGGCACAACGTCCGGATTTTGCGGATAAGAAGATTGTAGTTCTTCTGCCTGATACGGGAGAGCGTTATCTGTCGACAGAGCTGTTTGCATTCGAGACTTATCCGCTGGATTAG
- the leuB gene encoding 3-isopropylmalate dehydrogenase yields MDFKIAVLAGDGIGPEISTVGVDVMTAVCEKFGHKVNYEYAICGADAIDKVGDPFPEATYEVCKNADAVLFSAVGDPKFDNDPTAKVRPEQGLLAMRKKLGLFANIRPVQTFKCLLHKSPLRAELVDGADFLCIRELTGGMYFGEKYQDNDKAYDTNMYTRPEIERILKVGFEYAMKRNKHLTVVDKANVLASSRLWRQIAQEMAPQYPEVTTDYMFVDNAAMKMIQEPKFFDVMVTENTFGDILTDEGSVISGSMGLLPSASTGESTPVFEPIHGSWPQAKGLNIANPLAQILSAAMLFEYFNLLEEGALIRKAVDASLDANVRTPEIQVEGGAKYGTKEVGAWVVDYIKRS; encoded by the coding sequence ATGGATTTTAAAATTGCAGTATTAGCCGGTGACGGCATTGGCCCGGAGATTTCCACCGTAGGTGTGGACGTAATGACCGCCGTATGTGAGAAGTTCGGACATAAAGTAAACTACGAATATGCCATCTGCGGTGCAGATGCTATCGACAAAGTGGGCGATCCGTTCCCCGAAGCTACTTATGAAGTTTGTAAAAACGCGGATGCTGTTTTGTTCTCGGCTGTAGGCGATCCGAAATTTGACAATGATCCTACTGCCAAAGTACGTCCCGAACAGGGTCTGCTGGCTATGCGTAAGAAACTGGGATTGTTTGCCAATATCCGTCCGGTACAAACTTTCAAATGTCTGCTCCATAAATCACCGCTTCGTGCAGAACTGGTGGATGGCGCAGATTTTCTTTGTATCCGCGAACTGACCGGCGGTATGTATTTCGGTGAGAAGTATCAGGACAACGACAAAGCGTATGATACCAATATGTACACTCGTCCGGAGATTGAACGTATTCTGAAAGTTGGTTTTGAGTATGCCATGAAACGCAATAAGCACCTCACGGTGGTAGATAAAGCCAATGTGCTCGCATCTTCACGCCTGTGGAGACAGATTGCCCAGGAGATGGCACCGCAATATCCTGAAGTGACTACGGACTATATGTTCGTGGACAATGCAGCCATGAAGATGATTCAGGAGCCTAAATTCTTTGATGTAATGGTTACCGAAAATACATTTGGTGATATCCTTACGGATGAAGGTTCCGTAATCAGCGGCTCTATGGGATTGCTTCCTTCGGCTTCTACAGGCGAAAGCACTCCTGTATTCGAACCGATCCACGGTTCATGGCCACAGGCTAAAGGTTTGAACATCGCTAATCCGTTGGCGCAAATCCTTTCGGCTGCCATGTTATTCGAATATTTCAATTTGCTGGAAGAAGGCGCGTTGATTCGCAAAGCCGTAGACGCTTCTCTGGATGCTAACGTCCGTACACCGGAAATTCAGGTAGAAGGTGGTGCGAAGTATGGTACCAAAGAAGTAGGAGCATGGGTGGTAGATTATATCAAACGTAGCTAA
- the recQ gene encoding DNA helicase RecQ, translating into MIQTLKRYFGYDSFRPLQEEIIRTLLAGKDSLVLMPTGGGKSICYQLPALLCEGTAVVVSPLISLMKDQVESLCANGVAAGALNSSNDETENAALRRSCMEGKLKLLYISPEKLIAEANYLLRDMHISLFAIDEAHCISQWGHDFRPEYAQMGFIHEMFPNIPVIALTATADKITREDIVRQLHLNQPKVFISSFDRPNLSLTVKRGYQQKEKSKAILDFIGRHRGESGIIYCMSRNKTETVAQMLQKQGLHVAVYHAGLSSARRDEAQDDFINDRVQIVCATIAFGMGIDKSNVRWIIHYNLPKSIESFYQEIGRAGRDGLPSDTLLFYSLADLILLTKFATESGQQGINLEKLQRMQQYAEADVCRRRILLSYFGEATTEDCGNCDVCKNPPQRFDGTVIVQKALSAIVRTEQQIGTSILVDILRGNNTPDVSEKGYQQLKTFGAGREVPARDWQDYLLQMLQLGYFEIAYNENNHLKITSSGNDVLFGRAQARLAVIRREEFAPAKGRKKKSTIPVRELPLGLPNTESEELFKALRALRKRLADQEALPAYIVLSDKVLHLLSTARPTTMEAFGNISGIGEYKKKKYGKDFVELIKKYV; encoded by the coding sequence ATGATACAGACGCTTAAACGATATTTTGGTTATGATAGTTTCCGTCCCTTACAGGAAGAGATTATCCGCACATTACTGGCCGGAAAAGATTCCTTGGTATTGATGCCTACCGGAGGTGGAAAGTCCATTTGTTACCAGCTTCCGGCCCTGTTGTGCGAAGGAACTGCCGTAGTAGTTTCCCCTTTAATTTCCCTGATGAAAGATCAGGTGGAATCACTTTGTGCCAACGGTGTAGCCGCAGGCGCACTGAACAGCAGTAACGATGAGACGGAAAATGCCGCCCTACGCCGTTCTTGCATGGAAGGAAAGCTGAAATTACTCTACATTTCGCCTGAGAAATTAATAGCAGAAGCCAACTATCTTTTAAGAGATATGCACATCTCATTATTTGCCATCGATGAAGCACATTGCATTTCACAATGGGGACATGATTTTCGTCCGGAATATGCACAAATGGGATTCATACACGAGATGTTTCCGAATATTCCAGTCATAGCTCTTACAGCTACGGCAGATAAAATTACACGTGAAGATATTGTACGGCAGTTACACCTCAACCAGCCGAAGGTTTTCATCTCTTCTTTCGACCGTCCCAACCTGAGCCTTACCGTAAAACGAGGATACCAACAGAAAGAAAAAAGTAAAGCCATACTGGATTTCATTGGTCGCCATCGCGGTGAAAGCGGCATCATCTATTGCATGAGTCGCAACAAAACAGAGACAGTGGCACAGATGCTGCAAAAACAAGGGTTACATGTGGCAGTTTATCATGCCGGATTATCTTCCGCACGGAGGGATGAAGCACAGGATGACTTCATCAACGACCGTGTACAAATAGTTTGTGCCACGATTGCTTTCGGTATGGGGATTGACAAAAGCAATGTGCGTTGGATCATCCATTACAATCTGCCTAAAAGTATAGAGAGTTTTTACCAGGAGATTGGGCGTGCCGGACGAGATGGGTTGCCAAGTGATACTCTCTTATTTTATTCTCTGGCCGACCTCATTCTATTAACCAAGTTTGCGACGGAAAGCGGTCAACAAGGTATCAACCTGGAGAAATTACAACGTATGCAACAATATGCTGAAGCTGATGTTTGCCGGCGTCGCATCCTGTTGAGTTATTTCGGAGAAGCCACTACAGAGGATTGCGGGAACTGTGATGTCTGCAAAAATCCACCCCAACGTTTTGACGGCACTGTGATTGTACAAAAAGCTCTAAGTGCTATCGTCCGTACGGAACAGCAGATCGGCACGAGTATTCTTGTAGATATCTTACGCGGAAATAATACTCCGGATGTATCGGAGAAAGGCTACCAGCAACTGAAAACTTTCGGTGCCGGACGTGAAGTTCCCGCCCGTGACTGGCAGGACTACTTGTTGCAAATGCTACAACTGGGTTATTTTGAAATAGCATATAACGAGAACAATCATCTGAAAATAACAAGCAGCGGTAATGATGTTCTCTTCGGGCGGGCGCAAGCACGCTTAGCAGTAATCCGACGTGAAGAGTTCGCACCCGCCAAAGGACGAAAGAAAAAATCAACCATTCCGGTCAGAGAGCTACCATTGGGATTACCGAACACGGAAAGTGAAGAACTTTTCAAAGCCCTGCGTGCGTTACGGAAAAGGCTCGCAGATCAAGAAGCACTACCGGCTTATATTGTACTGTCCGACAAGGTATTGCATTTACTCAGCACCGCCCGCCCTACTACAATGGAAGCATTCGGCAATATCAGCGGAATCGGTGAATATAAAAAGAAGAAATACGGGAAGGATTTTGTCGAGTTAATTAAGAAATACGTTTAA